A genomic window from Helicobacter suis HS1 includes:
- the fliK gene encoding flagellar hook-length control protein FliK: MPLQSPGKPPTPSKDTGEEVKTSSIETPNHSVHNTKVESQPSLQAPQIKETLKNFATILRQELLDFKPPITKLSIELNPDNLGKVEVVIQQVGKNIQVSVASSPPVSALLATHQSELRQNLAQMGFNDVDLRFNAQNDTGGSFQQNLGQNPGQHPQQQQNLGQNPNQPQQSQPQQNIEPSTQTPTLTMRDQNAPPSTSTQIPNYA, from the coding sequence TTGCCTTTACAAAGTCCGGGTAAACCCCCCACACCCTCCAAAGACACAGGAGAGGAAGTTAAAACTAGTTCTATAGAAACGCCTAATCATTCTGTGCACAACACCAAAGTAGAATCCCAACCCTCTTTACAAGCTCCTCAAATTAAAGAAACCTTAAAAAATTTTGCCACCATTTTACGCCAAGAACTTTTAGATTTTAAACCACCCATTACAAAACTTTCTATAGAACTTAATCCTGATAATTTAGGCAAAGTAGAGGTTGTGATTCAGCAAGTGGGTAAAAATATTCAGGTGAGTGTGGCTTCTAGCCCGCCGGTGAGTGCTCTTTTAGCCACCCACCAAAGCGAGTTACGCCAAAATTTAGCCCAAATGGGCTTTAACGATGTAGATTTGCGCTTTAATGCCCAAAACGATACGGGGGGGAGTTTTCAGCAAAATTTAGGCCAAAACCCCGGACAACACCCCCAACAACAACAAAATTTAGGCCAAAACCCAAACCAGCCCCAGCAAAGCCAGCCCCAGCAAAATATAGAGCCATCTACCCAAACCCCCACTCTTACCATGCGCGATCAAAATGCGCCCCCCTCTACTAGTACACAAATCCCTAATTACGCCTAA
- the flgD gene encoding flagellar hook assembly protein FlgD, translated as MPIDLAEVTGAKAAMEKKKHEPKVANGLNKDAFMKLFLEQLKNQDPTAPMETDKIISQTAQLSQVEMQEENKKAMKEVADAMQSTKETNKSLKDSQGKLQDTLENLNKGMNNTLQSNMAMAQVAGLNSVSMIGKIAETDVKGINVTKGKVDFSLYFDEPIKVSEGSPGVQIFDKDKQLVRTLSLKEKNGKQGYVAFEWDGLNDQGKPVPAGTYEVFAEYNLNPTSNKYLHTRIGRGEIQGVVFDKGKPMLRMGEMILPMDSALEFYDKTNSRQEEEQRENTAHFVSSKSKEKLACRSMGDSAPKELKEGEVFYTAQKAPINTQTPFASNQKTPQSPLQQGLHTPNKAQSTDQKPPLNPVRNTDQNTARVNSSSPLTHSQNPPNNHPLAHNLASSASSHPTPKSAFETPNTALKPKMNPLERASSHSNPQESST; from the coding sequence ATGCCTATTGATTTAGCAGAGGTAACCGGGGCTAAGGCAGCAATGGAAAAGAAAAAACATGAGCCCAAAGTTGCCAATGGCTTAAATAAAGATGCGTTCATGAAGTTGTTTTTAGAGCAACTTAAAAACCAAGACCCCACTGCACCTATGGAGACTGATAAAATTATCAGCCAGACCGCACAACTCTCGCAAGTAGAAATGCAAGAGGAAAACAAAAAGGCGATGAAAGAAGTAGCCGATGCGATGCAATCCACTAAAGAGACGAATAAATCTTTAAAAGACTCTCAGGGCAAACTCCAAGATACCCTTGAAAATCTGAATAAGGGAATGAATAACACCTTGCAAAGTAACATGGCTATGGCTCAGGTAGCGGGCTTAAATAGCGTCTCTATGATTGGTAAGATTGCTGAAACCGATGTGAAGGGGATTAATGTTACTAAAGGCAAGGTGGATTTTTCTTTGTATTTTGATGAGCCGATTAAAGTAAGTGAGGGTAGCCCGGGGGTGCAAATTTTTGATAAGGATAAACAATTAGTACGCACCCTCTCTTTAAAAGAGAAAAATGGCAAACAGGGATATGTAGCCTTTGAGTGGGACGGGTTAAACGATCAGGGTAAACCCGTGCCAGCGGGTACTTATGAAGTTTTTGCCGAATACAATTTAAACCCGACGAGTAATAAATACCTACATACTCGCATTGGTAGAGGCGAGATACAAGGAGTGGTGTTTGATAAGGGTAAGCCTATGCTACGCATGGGGGAGATGATTTTGCCTATGGATAGCGCTTTAGAATTTTATGATAAAACTAATTCGCGCCAAGAGGAGGAGCAACGCGAAAATACAGCCCATTTTGTGTCCTCTAAAAGTAAAGAGAAATTAGCTTGCCGCAGCATGGGAGACTCTGCGCCTAAAGAATTAAAAGAGGGTGAAGTGTTCTATACCGCACAAAAAGCCCCCATAAATACACAAACCCCGTTTGCATCTAATCAAAAAACCCCACAAAGCCCACTACAACAAGGCTTGCACACGCCAAATAAGGCACAAAGTACAGACCAAAAACCCCCTTTAAATCCAGTAAGAAATACAGATCAAAATACAGCTAGAGTTAATAGCTCAAGTCCCTTAACTCATAGCCAAAACCCACCCAATAACCACCCTCTAGCGCATAATCTAGCAAGTAGCGCTAGCTCCCACCCCACTCCAAAAAGCGCCTTTGAAACGCCTAACACTGCTTTAAAACCTAAGATGAATCCTTTAGAACGGGCTAGTAGCCATTCTAACCCACAAGAAAGCTCCACATGA